One window of the Podospora pseudocomata strain CBS 415.72m chromosome 7, whole genome shotgun sequence genome contains the following:
- a CDS encoding hypothetical protein (EggNog:ENOG503P363; COG:S): protein MSEPPPPQPNQQPDQQQEDLEILPTPEAQPQPPSQSQPEQPQSQPDQQPPHSDPTSDPIPSDQLPPSSEPVIPGPRAQRLKQLFQQTTTHTLDKLSPSNFRECFPTIAEKAPGTLDNVHRQMIDRLSTLWNREFERILESRQVIQKLNELEGLIAEAQAGRRRDGGGGERPVPPHTLGAEVVLKAHLRGYLREQETRLGERLQEVRGENGRLFEEVLAQRREMERLVKGVENMMGDVRGASEVFGGVLAGELEEETRRVDGELARVGGG from the coding sequence ATGTctgaaccaccaccaccccaacccaaccagcaacccgaccaacaacaagaagaccTCGAGATACTCCCCACCCCAGAagcacaaccacaaccaccctcccaatcccaaccagaacaaccccaatcccaacctgatcaacaacccccccactcGGACCCAACCTCGGACCCAATCCCCTCGGACCAGCTACCCCCCTCATCCGAGCCCGTGATCCCCGGCCCCCGCGCGCAGCGGTTAAAACAACTATtccaacaaacaacaacccacaCCCTCGACAAACTCTCCCCGTCCAACTTCCGGGAATGTTTCCCAACCATTGCAGAAAAAGCGCCAGGGACACTAGATAATGTCCACAGGCAGATGATCGACCGGCTGTCCACCCTCTGGAACAGGGAGTTTGAGCGGATCCTCGAGTCGAGACAGGTGATTCAGAAACTGAATGAGCTAGAGGGGTTGATAGCTGAGGCtcaggcggggaggaggcgggatggtggggggggggaaaggccGGTGCCGCCTCATACGCTTGGTGCTGAGGTTGTGCTTAAGGCTCACCTGAGGGGTTACCTTAGGGAGCAGGAAACaaggttgggggagaggttacaggaggtgaggggggagaatgGAAGACTAtttgaggaggtgttggctcagaggagggagatggagcggTTGGTCAAGGGGGTGGAAAATATGATGGGGGATGTGAGGGGGGCGAGTgaggtttttgggggggtgctggctggtgagctggaggaggagacgaggagggtggatggggagttgGCAAGGGTTGGGGGCGGTTGA
- a CDS encoding hypothetical protein (EggNog:ENOG503Q457; COG:U) — translation MAPADSLSPPGSSSYSSDTLSVGDGTWDFTKNTFLLPNLQGLNFETMRYNGMGNRFSSVTEYHSLILGHGVLAAITFLFIIPIAVLLARYYTARPGSAIRFHAYLQILAVALSTVVFALGFFAVGPPRNLTNPHHGIGVAIYVLILVQALGGRLIKKLSGRRSFRVHLHRWFGRSIVLLGIVQVPLGLTLYGSPKYTFILFAIWMAFLLFLFFFLDFKDYGRREWVMGGGGGGTTVSGVTSSRVTSDRKSSGGMGWLGPLAAGAGAIALLRGRKDKKDRDAERALSRSPSPSTRTGTTRPATTVLSSRRSDSYYDEKPVDRRRASGGGFMNKILGAGAGVGAGMLMSKMFGKGKDNRRDDYSAVSTETPSRTRSGRRPPPPRSEFTQSEYTDYTGYTGYTESTVPPRRHSQRDGRRSPILPAPNPVAAAAALSAADERRGGPITPPRRSRTGTSKMDSTVVTSDYSSYVSPSRRASERRPSTGGGGAGKGFLAGIGLGWLTNRMSGNKSKQDDREKERLRAEDERRREEEDDRRSGRRGSRYTGDGYSSPATPRREQSRRRLHRNRPPPSAVTYTETATSMLSDESSIEPRGTTPYDPAPPGSRLPPPSSVGTSVAPPPAPPVATGPPPQGYPGPPPAYPVATAGGPPAPGPPFPTSDSSGPSHPNSRNNLGDPIAMPPMPSDPQGFLRQESDSDAFSSPNRGGRRRNRIRDPQAAAAAAAATASALAAQEDEDRRRRGDPVASVRIGVRDDPDRNITLRMLTEEEARREQQRRRRQDSVSSSSGTETPTNRRYRREPSSTRRAESAAEQRVESRERDDSVPPLSTPYGAGRRPGGPPGGKDSAYYSGPPPPAGVAPLQGQPGPSGGPPTNTATVTMSSLASPGGSQATFTSGDIAAIDRRRRRRMERRAQGDTSTRGGTSVDDY, via the exons ATGGCGCCGGCAgactccctctccccgccGGGGTCGAGTTCCTACTCGTCCGACACCCTGAGCGTGGGCGATGGGACATGGGACTTTACAAAGAATACATTCCTGTTGCCCAATCTCCAAGGGCTGAACTTTGAGACAATGCGGTACAATG GCATGGGCAACCGCTTCTCAAGTGTTACCGAATACCACAGTCTCATACTGGGGCATGGCGTCTTGGCCGCCATtaccttcctcttcattATTCCTATCGCAGTGTTGCTGGCGAGATATTACACGGCACGACCAGGCAGTGCTATCCGCTTCCATGCCTACCTACAGATACTGGCTGTCGCCTTGAGCACCGTTGTGTTCGCGCTAGGATTCTTCGCCGTTGGACCGCCACGAAACCTTACGAACCCTCACCATGGCATTGGCGTCGCCATTTACGTACTCATTCTCGTCCAGGCTCTCGGTGGCCGCTTGATCAAGAAGCTCTCTGGGAGGAGGTCGTTCAGGGTACATCTCCATCGCTGGTTCGGACGGTCTATCGTTCTTCTCGGCATTGTCCAGGTGCCCCTCGGTCTCACGCTCTACGGCTCCCCGAAGTACACCTTTATTCTGTTCGCTATCTGGATGGCATTCTTgctgttcttgttcttctttttggaCTTTAAGGACTATGGAAGACGGGAATGGGTCatgggcggaggcggtggtggcacCACTGTGTCTGGGGTGACGAGCAGCAGGGTGACTTCGGATCGCAAATCTAGCGGAGGTATGGGTTGGCTGGGTCCGTtggctgctggagctggtgcCATTGCACTTTTGCGAGGCcgcaaggacaagaaggaccGGGACGCGGAAAGAGCTTTGAGTCGCAGCCCAAGCCCGAGCACGCGGACTGGAACCACACGACCTGCTACCACAGTTCTCTCTTCTCGCCGATCCGACAGCTATTACGATGAGAAACCGGTTGACCGACGTCGCGCAAGTGGAGGTGGCTTCATGAATAAGATTCTGGGCGCCGGCGCGGGTGTCGGTGCTGGTATGCTCATGTCCAAGATGTTTGGTAAAGGCAAAGACAATCGGCGCGACGACTATTCTGCTGTGTCCACCGAAACCCCAAGCCGGACCCGAAGCGGCCGcagacctcctcctccccggagCGAGTTCACCCAGAGCGAATACACTGATTATACAGGCTACACCGGTTACACCGAGTCGACTGTGCCCCCGCGGAGACATAGCCAACGTGATGGACGCCGATCGCCTATCCTTCCTGCTCCCAACCCAgttgcggctgcggctgcctTGAGTGCTGCCGATGAACGACGAGGAGGCCCTATCACGCCCCCGAGACGCTCGCGCACTGGCACATCGAAAATGGACAGCACCGTGGTTACTTCGGATTATTCTTCGTATGTCAGCCCCTCGAGAAGAGCTTCGGAAAGACGACCGAGCACTGGCGGGGGCGGCGCAGGCAAGGGTTTCTTGGCTGGCATTGGTTTGGGATGGCTAACGAATAGGATGAGCGgcaacaagagcaagcaAGATGACAGAGAGAAGGAACGGTTAAGGGCCGAGGATGAAAGACGccgggaagaggaagatgatagGCGCTCAGGTCGTCGAGGGTCAAGGTATACGGGTGACGGCTACTCTAGTCCAGCTACGCCAAGGAGGGAGCAGTCGAGGAGACGTCTACACAGAAACCGCCCACCCCCATCAGCTGTCACGTATACCGAGACCGCCACCTCGATGCTTTCCGATGAGTCTTCGATTGAACCTCGGGGCACCACACCATACGATCCAGCACCACCTGGCTCTCGactcccgccgccgtctAGTGTTGGCACGAGTGTCGcaccgcctccagctccccctgTGGCAACtggtccaccacctcaaGGGTATCCAGGACCGCCGCCTGCTTATCCGGTAGCGACGGCCGGTGGACCCCCAGCGCCTGGTCCGCCTTTCCCAACAAGTGATTCTTCCGGGCCTTCCCATCCAAATTCGAGAAACAACCTCGGCGACCCCATTGCCATGCCACCGATGCCCTCTGACCCTCAGGGATTCCTCCGCCAGGAATCAGACAGCGACGCTTTTAGCTCTCCCAACAGAGGTGGCCGTCGTCGCAATCGAATCCGAGAcccccaagcagcagcagctgccgCCGCGGCCACAGCTAGTGCCTTGGCTGCgcaggaggacgaggatcgCCGACGACGGGGGGACCCAGTTGCCAGCGTCAGGATAGGCGTCCGCGACGACCCCGACAGAAACATCACCCTCCGCATGTTgaccgaggaagaagctcggcgggagcagcagcgacGCCGGCGCCAGGACTCGGTCAGCAGTTCTTCTGGGACGGAGACACCGACTAACAGGCGGTATCGACGTGAACCCAGCAGCACAAGAAGGGCTGAATCGGCGGCCGAACAGAGGGTagagagcagagagaggGATGACTCTGTGCCACCGTTGTCGACGCCATATGGTGCGGGAAGGAGACCGGGAGGGCCTCCGGGAGGAAAGGATTCGGCTTATTATTCtggacctcctccgccggcgGGTGTTGCACCGCTTCAGGGACAGCCTGGGCCGTCGGGCGGGCCGCCGACGAATACAGCTACTGTGACGATGAGTTCCCTTGCTAGTCCGGGGGGTAGTCAGGCGACGTTTACTAGTGGGGATATCGCCGCTATCgaccggaggaggaggaggaggatggaaagGCGGGCGCAGGGGGATACGAGTACGAGGGGGGGGACGTCGGTGGATGATTATTGA
- a CDS encoding hypothetical protein (EggNog:ENOG503P4RW), whose translation MADNTLENNMPGSSKYATLSFHKTDTIRLLGFPDEIKSNMESVIASVWQPGIQSNGPCGEAFEFKLKGKPWGYFGSQDAVGGIRLLRDLLALLYNHSWELVTSAICSRRYTAKDTLIFRRTSLPSAVVPAQPVEWLGLATAFYDKIRIVYDAKNDGCPGTEADHDHLGVVIMNLKKMLESLDYFEKGDWSHDSFEFKLKGRPWRSRGEASVKMRLMVLRLLETMESMGWRVYATILQRTGTDEDRMMDTWYFVRTRPSGENVT comes from the coding sequence ATGGCAGATAATACCCTTGAAAACAACATGCCTGGCTCTTCCAAGTACGCCACCCTTTCTTTCCACAAAACGGACACCATCCGTTTGTTGGGTTTCCCAGACGAGATCAAGTCAAATATGGAATCCGTGATTGCCTCGGTCTGGCAACCTGGCATTCAATCTAATGGGCCATGTGGTGAGGCATTCGAATTCAAATTGAAAGGGAAGCCGTGGGGATACTTTGGTAGTCAAGATGCGGTTGGAGGAATACGGCTGCTTCGGGATCTTCTCGCCCTACTTTACAACCACTCCTGGGAACTTGTCACCTCGGCGATATGCAGCCGACGATATACCGCAAAGGACACTTTGATTTTCCGGCGAACCTCACTTCCCTCAGCTGTTGTACCCGCACAGCCAGTTGAGTGGCTTGGGTTGGCGACGGCTTTCTATGACAAGATTCGGATCGTATATGACGCAAAGAACGACGGATGTCCAGGGACCGAGGCTGATCATGATCACCTGGGTGTCGTCATTATGAATCTCAAGAAGATGCTGGAGAGCCTGGACTACTTTGAGAAGGGTGACTGGAGCCATGATTCGTTCGAGTTCAAGTTGAAAGgccggccatggcggtcTAGAGGTGAAGCCTCTGTCAAGATGCGGCTGATGGTCTTGCGGCTGTTGGAGACGATGGAGTCGATGGGCTGGAGAGTGTATGCCACCATCTTGCAGCGCACTGGGACTGATGAGGACCGGATGATGGATACCTGGTATTTTGTGAGAACAAGACCAAGCGGCGAAAATGTCACTTAA
- a CDS encoding hypothetical protein (EggNog:ENOG503PNY5) has translation MGDFFTLHEEPRRPAGIPPIGRPLPPQRPVQNTDAIHPQTRTTRYHDGPVLTQQIGNPIIARHTMPSITPAAVSSDLREETPFTAEEMYDELTRWYVVRFEKVPVGKRLGWEIVKRIDVPETSSDQVVSKVRELNRTTVPVLHKLNDLDADVLDQINTVQKEVQQLFGYYFQTEVAQIEDRVWVVVKEKTSRERGRGYERDPKGSKHHHRGRHSDKRSKSRGAPVSRSRERKEERTSVTAYYKTAPKPGVDLHMLMYGKAEEPSTRPRYAYQNEVREEGHVRFQVPAQGLPQHHQQQPQHGQHSSSLPHPQHRQDHGPPQHQHQHVPPGDRQFGQTPQPPLQAPRNAPHQAGANIINRGESPGVQGRPPMPPQGYSQGLPQGHPQGHPHGHTQGYQQGKPQGDQQAHYRPPVQGQVQPRPVSLQQGHPQVQTAQGQRQTEYRGNGGPIVTVTHTPHKPGILKQHPTEQGLPQRRASLTPHFAYPPDSPSTDESLVAEVFSEDEEDYDSDTAVSEESFPENLQFAGPRKPNNVVVNNPSPQPRFTENTAHGMPPKFPRQMPVQPMMQQQPQQRHVVKGRRHSVSNHMATERMYAPTPPPLFPMKERPRVDVQEIEKNAYEAGRADAQEEAFKLAERLTAAAKPQIILPERSRPQSPPQVLRHQSPAPTQPVRRITLPLQTPHSGVRRVQGMEARRESFVPTSPLDRYESGRTADRRRSSFVDRDTDRHRDDGTEYVVEYGTGAYDSDVFDEEEMYEERQRGSGVYRRASPVSYAPKADRLRRPSVHNDGDRQYETVRVRLGADRLPSREDDPVYARDREGDRGDFVKRHDRRDSGVDVGGFRYEGLRPGLAKRTATYPARYSRDH, from the coding sequence ATGGGCGACTTTTTTACCCTCCACGAAGAGCCTCGAAGGCCTGCGGGGATACCTCCTATTGGACGGCCTCTCCCCCCACAACGTCCTGTTCAGAATACCGATGCCATCCACCCACAGACGAGAACCACCCGGTATCACGATGGACCGGTCCTGACCCAACAGATTGGGAATCCAATCATCGCTAGACACACTATGCCATCCATCACCCCTGCAGCTGTTAGCTCAGATCTTCGAGAAGAGACACCATTCACCGCCGAGGAGATGTATGACGAACTCACTCGTTGGTATGTTGTTCGCTTTGAAAAGGTTCCAGTTGGCAAGAGACTCGGATGGGAGATTGTTAAGCGGATAGATGTGCCTGAGACATCCAGTGATCAGGTCGTCTCGAAGGTGCGGGAGCTCAACAGAACCACCGTTCCAGTCCTTCACAAGCTGAACGACCTGGACGCGGATGTCCTCGACCAGATAAACACGGTGCAAAAGGAGGTTCAGCAGTTGTTCGGTTACTATTTCCAGACCGAAGTGGCCCAGATTGAAGATAGGGTTTGGGttgtggtgaaggagaagaccTCTAGAGAGCGCGGCAGGGGGTATGAGCGAGATCCCAAGGGCTCAAAGCACCATCACCGTGGCCGACACTCGGACAAGAGGTCAAAGTCGAGAGGAGCGCCCGTCTCTCGCTcgagagagaggaaggaggaacGGACCAGCGTCACGGCCTATTACAAGACCGCACCCAAACCCGGGGTGGATCTGCATATGCTCATGTATGGCAAAGCTGAAGAGCCTtcgacaaggccaagataTGCCTACCAGAATGAGGTGCGAGAGGAGGGTCATGTGCGATTCCAGGTGCCTGCTCAAGGCCTCccccagcatcaccagcaacaaccgcaaCATGGTCAACACTCTTCATCCCTTCCGCACCCTCAGCATCGCCAGGACCACGGcccaccacagcaccaacaTCAGCATGTCCCGCCTGGTGACCGGCAGTTCGGCCAAACACCCCAGCCTCCGCTTCAAGCTCCACGGAATGCGCCACACCAGGCGGGAGCAAACATCATAAATCGAGGCGAGAGCCCGGGTGTTCAAGGCCGACCACCAATGCCACCGCAGGGGTATTCGCAAGGCCTTCCGCAAGGCCACCCTCAGGGGCATCCTCATGGACATACTCAAGGGTATCAACAAGGAAAGCCACAAGGAGATCAGCAAGCCCACTACCGACCTCCAGTTCAAGGTCAAGTCCAACCAAGGCCTGTCTCCTTACAGCAAGGCCATCCCCAAGTTCAAACGGCCCAGGGCCAGCGGCAGACGGAATACCGAGGGAATGGTGGCCCTATCGTTACTGTAACACACACCCCCCACAAGCCTGGTATCCTGAAGCAACACCCCACTGAACAGGGCCTTCCACAACGCCGTGCATCCTTAACTCCCCATTTTGCATATCCTCCCGACAGTCCGAGTACAGACGAGTCTCTGGTAGCTGAAGTCTtcagcgaggacgaggaagattACGATTCAGACACTGCTGTGTCCGAGGAATCTTTTCCCGAAAACCTTCAGTTCGCTGGACCAAGAAAGCCGAACAATGTGGTTGTGAacaacccttccccccagccCCGCTTCACGGAGAACACAGCGCATGGTATGCCACCCAAGTTCCCGCGACAAATGCCGGTGCAGCCAATgatgcagcagcaaccacagcaacGTCACGTCGTTAAAGGGCGACGACATTCGGTCAGCAACCACATGGCGACAGAGCGCATGTATGCCCCAACGCCGCCTCCGCTCTTTCCCATGAAAGAGCGTCCGCGGGTCGATGTCCAAGAGATTGAGAAGAATGCCTATGAGGCAGGAAGAGCTGATGCTCAGGAAGAAGCATTCAAGCTAGCCGAGCGTCTGACTGCGGCAGCCAAGccccaaatcatcctccCAGAGAGGAGTCGCCCTCAATCTCCGCCACAAGTTCTGCGACATCAGTCCCCGGCTCCAACACAGCCAGTTCGCCGAATCACCTTGCCCCTTCAAACACCCCATTCTGGAGTAAGGCGGGTCCAGGGAATGGAAGCAAGACGTGAAAGCTTTGTTCCAACCTCGCCTCTTGACCGATATGAGTCGGGCAGGACAGCGGACCGAAGACGGAGCAGCTTCGTCGATCGAGACACTGACCGGCACCGGGATGATGGTACTGAATATGTCGTCGAGTACGGCACTGGTGCCTATGATTCAGACGtctttgacgaggaggagatgtaTGAGGAGCGTCAGCGTGGCTCCGGAGTATACCGCCGTGCATCCCCGGTCTCTTATGCTCCCAAGGCCGACAGGCTCAGACGTCCGTCTGTTCACAATGACGGAGATAGACAATATGAGACTGTGCGGGTGCGATTAGGAGCTGACCGGCTGCCTAGTCGGGAGGATGATCCAGTGTACGCGAGAGATCGCGAGGGAGACCGGGGCGATTTTGTCAAGAGACATGACAGGAGAGACTCTGGGGTAGATGTAGGTGGTTTTCGATATGAGGGCCTGAGGCCCgggttggcgaagaggaccGCGACATACCCTGCAAGGTATTCCCGGGACCATTAA
- a CDS encoding hypothetical protein (EggNog:ENOG503P84A), protein MSPQSLQSCILLFFLYSLNHHQASPTQSTFTAQLPPFLDFVSGDSTASSIFSFVHIYITMVSKLAFNSLALLASSSSVLAQFQGTTYNQMGPFLLQVVTADDDALVGKYLTTCHAGATITGLCIGSNDVSNFTLSFYYNYTIVNGQPSKTGFLTWSLPVPGAEGPLSLSEPMSLMFEPGSNVAVPMFTPSQAGTPVGWDNNTLFIAAPYDDSKFRPNVYPNATTTDGSIMRQLRNWHSCWVLYSAYYFNSVGWVSGGEPRNPTCEPVTIVRVDPASLIISSPWDELPDEWSPVAPEEDQDEKDDEADDDEADDDEDDDAEDEDASAEGHQEGQQANPEETLGVSAEGSASNSFGEEHGFNGAVQEGTGESQVQQPQEASQGEQTQEGEQPSGEAHVEEHAEEEHAEEGHEGEQ, encoded by the exons ATGTCTCCTCAGAGTTTGCAGTCTTGtattcttctcttcttcctctatTCTCtcaatcatcatcaagcatCACCAACGCAGTCAACTTTTACAGCCCAGCTTCCCCCATTTTTGGACTTTGTTTCAGGAGATagcacagcatcatcaaTTTTCTCGTTTGTTCACATCTACATCACAATGGTTTCCAAACTCGCCTTCAACAGCCTTGCGcttctcgcctcctccagctctgTGCTCGCTCAGTTCCAAGGCACAACCTACAATCAGATGGGCCCCTTTCTCCTTCAGGTCGTCACGGCTGATGATGACGCACTTGTGGGCAAATATCTCACCACCTGCCATGCCGGCGCTACCATTACGGGCCTTTGCATCGGCTCCAACGACGTCAGCAACTTCACCCTGAGCTTTTACTACAACTACACCATCGTCAACGGCCAACCATCCAAGACCGGCTTCCTCACATGGTCGCTGCCTGTTCCTGGCGCCGAGGGCCCCCTGAGCCTTTCTGAGCCCATGAGCCTCATGTTTGAGCCCGGAAGTAATGTGGCTGTACCCATGTTTACA CCTAGTCAAGCTGGTACGCCTGTCGGATGGGACAATAACACTCTTTTCATCGCGGCGCCCTACGACGATTCCAAGTTCAGACCCAATGTCTATCCCAACGCGACGACCACAGACGGCAGCATCATGCGACAGCTCCGCAATTGGCATTCTTGCTGGGTGTTGTACAGCGCCTACTACTTCAACTCTGTCGGCTGGGTCTCTGGCGGCGAGCCACGCAACCCTACCTGCGAGCCTGTCACCATTGTCAGAGTCGATCCAGCATCCTTGATCATCTCCAGTCCCTGGGACGAGTTGCCTGACGAGTGGTCTCCAGTTGCCCCAGAAGAGGATCAGGACGAAAAAGACGACGaggctgatgacgatgaagctgatgacgatgaagatgatgatgccgaggacgaggatgctTCTGCTGAAGGTCATCAAGAGGGTCAGCAGGCAAACCCAGAGGAGACTCTGGGTGTTAGCGCCGAAGGGAGTGCCAGCAACAGTTTTGGTGAGGAGCATGGCTTCAACGGAGCTGTTCAAGAGGGTACTGGCGAATCTCAGGTGCAGCAGCCTCAGGAAGCGTCTCAGGGTGAGCAGACCCAGGAGGGTGAGCAGCCATCAGGGGAGGCTCATGTGGAAGAACacgctgaggaggagcatgCAGAGGAGGGACATGAGGGCGAGCAGTAA
- the RMD1 gene encoding sporulation protein rmd1 (COG:S; EggNog:ENOG503NUN9) — MADTTAPIETTPLLLNSSSTSSVEPPSSPESATRPPKPQRNVTFNPNPVSKTIEPEQQYHTRIRTAGNHQHHQHQPPLSPSSPSAISTGGLGGGPPMLSALNNKLRRRNSHGGGGPSGVLPVAGAPGHHLPKIGPQRTTKNAQKLKLLPTPELEEDGADEESGREVYSQYTRIKDPTARRDAARLGKADRQTLPRVTAYCTANRYQMDGLMRFLKGKGKGRGANPKLIDECIYSPYSYSSKQVELSRQEQIIQVHSTPERRHSTGEVPGADGEGFHQQNLMDLRNEAAEVYASEQYGNGPHQSVDDLQQLGESVVATEGGDRLQPVDFDITVHTPEVFFFNYGVVVIWGMSASQEQRFLKEITKFELEKLGPNDVETEKFNFYYTHEYQPRIYNDFITLRDKSNYMTKLAISHALAQSVKTSLFEELIASTIEDCKDIPSQLALTGKIDLSRRQINMQIGELFILRIGVHLNGSVLDTPELFWVEPQLEPVYQAVRSYLEMDQRVGLLTERLDVIADLLAVLKDQLSHGHGEKLEWIVIVLIAAEIVVALVNIIVDLYVGID; from the exons ATGGCGGACACGACGGCGCCCATCGAGACAACGCCTCTCTTATTAAACAgttcatccacctcctctgtCGAGCCCCCTTCATCCCCCGAGTCTGCCACccgccctccaaaaccacagCGCAATGTCACCTTCAATCCAAACCCTGTCTCCAAGACGATCGAGCCGGAGCAGCAATACCACACCCGGATAAGAACAGCAGGcaatcaccaacaccaccaacatcaaccgcccTTATCGCCCTCCAGCCCCTCGGCCATCAGCACCGGCGGGCTCGGCGGTGGCCCGCCTATGTTGTCCGCCCTAAACAATAAACTCCGCCGGCGCAATAGTCATGGGGGCGGAGGACCCAGCGGTGTACTTCCCGTGGCGGGCGCACCAGGACATCACCTACCCAAGATTGGCCCTCAACGTACCACGAAGAACGCTCAGAAGCTCAAGTTGCTGCCGACCCCGGAGTtagaagaagatggagcgGATGAGGAAAGTGGCAGGGAGGTGTACTCGCAGTACACTCGCATCAAAGACCCAACTGCCCGCAGAGATGCCGCCCGTCTCGGCAAGGCCGACCGCCAGACACTGCCCAGGGTCACAGCCTACTGCACGGCGAACAGATACCAGATGGATGGGCTTATGAGGTTCCTTAAAGGGAAGGGCAAAGGACGCGGCGCAAACCCGAAGCTGATCGACGAGTGCATCTACTCGCCATACAGCTATAGCTCCAAACAAGTCGAGCTCTCCCGGCAGGAACAAATAATCCAAGTCCACTCCACCCCTGAACGACGACACTCCACTGGCGAAGTTCCCGGAGCAGACGGCGAGGGCTTCCATCAGCAAAATCTGATGGACCTCAGAAACGAGGCCGCAGAAGTGTATGCTTCCGAACAATACGGTAACGGTCCCCACCAAAGCGTCGACGACCTACAGCAACTGGGTGAAAGCGTGGTGGCAACAGAAGGTGGTGACCGTCTTCAACCAGTCGACTTTGACATCACCGTCCACACCCCagaggtcttcttcttcaactaTGGTGTGGTGGTAATATGGGGCATGTCAGCAAGTCAGGAGCAGAGGTTCCTGAAGGAGATCACCAAATTCGAGCTAGAGAAGCTTGGCCCCAACGACGTGGAAACAGAAAAGTTTAACTTTTACTACACGCACGAGTATCAGCCGCGGATATACAACGATTTTATCACGCTGAGAGACAAGAGCAATTACATGACCAAGCTGGCCATCTCGCATGCCCTAGCCCAAAGTGTCAAG ACCTCCCTCTTTGAAGAACTCATCGCCTCCACAATCGAAGACTGCAAAGACATACCCTCCCAGCTCGCCCTTACTGGCAAGATTGACCTTTCTCGTAGACAGATCAACATGCAGATTGGCGAGTTGTTTATTTTGCGGATTGGTGTGCACCTGAATGGGTCGGTGCTGGACACCCCGGAGCTGTTCTGGGTCGAGCCGCAGCTGGAGCCGGTGTATCAGGCGGTGAGGAGTTATCTAGAGATGGACCAGAGGGTGGGGTTGCTGAcggagaggttggatgtGATTGCGGAtttgctggcggtgctgaaGGATCAGTTGAGTCATGGGCACGGGGAGAAGCTGGAGTGGATTG TTATTGTGTTGATCGCGGCGGAGATTgtggtggcgttggtgaaTATCATTGTGGATTTGTATGTGGGTATTGATTAA